One stretch of Saccharomonospora xinjiangensis XJ-54 DNA includes these proteins:
- a CDS encoding polymorphic toxin type 43 domain-containing protein, giving the protein MASTDELGHTTTYGYDELGNQRRVTDPPALHGQAGGTWLATYDPLGEVLSTSDPRGTQTHATYDKLGRQITSTVVETVPEPTRILTTRYTHDELGNVATVTSPAGRVVETTYDDLGNELTVTDGLGNTTTNAYDGAGRLVSSTDATGRGSEIDYDRAGRQLSVSDFGPDGTVERTREFAYDRAGNPARATDALGAATTYTYDALNRLTSITRPVSDSESITTSYGYDRAGNITRATDGNGNATVFTVNAWNMAESTIEPATEQTPEVADRTYTAVYDTAGRLAELRKPGGVTIAHSYDPQGNLVKQVGSGASVVTPDRVFTYDPAGRMVSASAPNGDNTFAYDDRGNLVTASGPSGESSFTYDADGLPTSVTTSAGMSSFSCDAAGRLATALDAATGATLGYDYDEAGRVTSVGYGVGAATRGYGYDNLGRIASDAVTAPDGTETASITYEWDDEDHLVAKHTEGVAGAAQHAYGYDRAGRLVSWDDGIAVHTYEWDAAGNLTRDGPVSAVFNQRNQLLSKAGVEYSYTPRGTLASRTAGGVSALVEFNAFDELVADGGTDYRYDALNRLVSAGGSALSYVGSGIKVASDGQGEYSYTPGGLPLGVAQGGVSALAWSDVHTDLIGLVDPGTGVLAGSRSYSPFGQRQAGVGTQPALGFQHQYTDPDSGNVNMGARWYQPGTATFASRDTAGLDPRDVGNANRYAYASADPLANTDPSGYLVVAPVVPIVTAIAGSTAVRQVGTRLITRGAAIVGGIVGDWASDLFTTKKIRGIPSPAPQSVPSPQIAWSIWQSLEISRIALTAGFNFPHPSGSRPSGSGGFIGGVGGPLGGFGPASPGAWNTVDLQRLRTFLEQLRRQRLEDLVNTPHARPPQTRTVVDSIQEAIDAAKRTVIDLGVIQPEGGEPAPYEPETNHGIDQPAPLPPATAHLNDSCEIGKRPKGDGGRTGSIFVCTGGVDADSGTLQGSGPVPGIIEVSERVKSTAAFRNYDPPGSPEFVFDPERNIFAAGSPRQYLGIDGSPHERLARGIGANESIVLGGRWLRNPDGSISTDEWSGHYGSRWTPEFRDQFVRVMKGYGIDVIHTAW; this is encoded by the coding sequence GTGGCCAGCACCGACGAGCTCGGCCACACCACCACCTACGGCTACGACGAGCTCGGCAACCAGAGGCGGGTCACCGATCCGCCCGCGCTGCACGGGCAGGCCGGCGGCACGTGGCTCGCGACGTACGACCCGCTGGGCGAGGTGCTGTCCACCAGCGATCCGCGAGGCACGCAGACCCACGCCACCTACGACAAGCTCGGCAGGCAGATCACGAGCACCGTGGTGGAGACGGTCCCGGAGCCGACCCGGATCCTCACCACTCGCTACACGCACGACGAGCTGGGCAACGTCGCCACCGTCACCAGCCCGGCCGGCCGGGTCGTCGAGACCACCTATGACGATCTCGGCAACGAACTGACCGTCACCGACGGGTTGGGTAACACCACCACGAACGCCTACGACGGCGCGGGTCGCCTGGTGTCGAGCACGGACGCCACCGGGCGTGGCAGCGAGATCGACTACGACCGCGCGGGCCGCCAGCTGTCGGTGTCGGACTTCGGTCCGGACGGCACGGTGGAGCGCACCCGGGAGTTCGCCTACGACCGGGCGGGCAACCCGGCCCGGGCCACGGACGCGCTGGGTGCTGCCACCACCTACACCTACGACGCGCTGAACCGGCTCACGTCGATCACGCGCCCGGTGTCGGACAGCGAGTCGATCACCACGAGCTACGGCTACGACCGGGCGGGCAACATCACCCGCGCCACCGACGGCAACGGCAACGCCACGGTGTTCACCGTCAACGCGTGGAATATGGCCGAGTCAACGATCGAACCGGCCACCGAGCAGACGCCGGAAGTGGCCGACCGCACCTACACGGCGGTCTACGACACGGCGGGGCGGCTGGCGGAGCTGCGTAAGCCGGGCGGGGTGACGATCGCCCACAGCTACGACCCGCAGGGCAACCTCGTCAAGCAGGTCGGCAGCGGTGCGAGTGTGGTGACGCCGGACCGGGTGTTCACCTACGACCCGGCGGGGCGGATGGTGTCGGCCTCGGCGCCGAACGGCGACAACACCTTCGCCTACGACGACCGCGGCAATCTCGTCACGGCCTCGGGGCCGTCGGGCGAGTCGAGCTTCACCTACGACGCCGACGGTCTGCCGACCAGCGTCACCACGTCGGCAGGAATGAGCTCGTTCTCCTGCGACGCGGCGGGCAGGCTCGCCACCGCCCTCGACGCGGCCACGGGCGCGACGCTGGGCTACGACTACGACGAGGCCGGGCGTGTCACCAGCGTCGGCTATGGGGTCGGCGCTGCGACGCGGGGCTACGGCTACGACAACCTCGGTCGCATCGCCTCCGACGCCGTGACCGCGCCGGACGGCACGGAGACCGCGTCGATCACCTACGAGTGGGACGACGAGGACCACCTGGTCGCCAAGCACACCGAGGGTGTGGCGGGCGCGGCGCAGCATGCCTACGGCTATGACCGGGCGGGTCGGTTGGTGTCGTGGGACGACGGCATCGCGGTGCATACCTATGAGTGGGATGCGGCGGGGAATCTGACGCGTGATGGCCCGGTTTCGGCGGTGTTCAACCAGCGGAACCAGTTGTTGTCGAAGGCGGGTGTCGAGTATTCGTATACGCCGCGGGGGACGTTGGCGTCGCGCACGGCCGGTGGTGTGTCGGCGTTGGTGGAGTTCAACGCGTTCGACGAGTTGGTTGCCGATGGGGGGACCGATTACCGCTATGACGCGTTGAATCGGTTGGTCAGTGCCGGTGGGAGTGCTCTGTCCTATGTGGGGTCGGGGATCAAGGTCGCTTCGGATGGGCAGGGTGAGTACTCCTATACGCCGGGTGGGTTGCCGTTGGGGGTGGCTCAGGGTGGTGTGTCGGCGTTGGCGTGGTCGGATGTGCACACCGATCTGATCGGGTTGGTCGATCCTGGTACGGGGGTGTTGGCGGGGTCGCGGTCTTACAGTCCGTTCGGACAGCGGCAGGCTGGGGTGGGGACGCAGCCGGCGTTGGGTTTCCAGCACCAGTACACCGATCCCGACAGTGGGAATGTGAATATGGGTGCGCGGTGGTATCAGCCGGGCACAGCAACGTTCGCCAGCCGCGACACCGCAGGCCTGGACCCCCGGGATGTGGGCAACGCCAACCGCTACGCGTATGCGAGCGCGGATCCGTTGGCGAATACCGACCCCAGTGGGTACCTCGTCGTTGCACCGGTGGTTCCTATTGTGACCGCTATAGCCGGGTCAACAGCGGTGCGGCAAGTAGGTACAAGACTGATTACGCGCGGTGCTGCGATCGTGGGTGGGATCGTCGGTGACTGGGCGTCTGATCTGTTTACGACGAAGAAAATTCGAGGGATACCGAGCCCGGCGCCTCAGTCAGTTCCGAGTCCGCAAATAGCCTGGTCAATCTGGCAGTCGCTCGAAATTTCGCGAATCGCTTTGACCGCAGGTTTCAACTTCCCTCATCCGTCGGGGAGCAGGCCGAGCGGATCTGGAGGGTTCATTGGTGGGGTTGGGGGTCCTCTTGGCGGGTTCGGGCCGGCCAGTCCAGGCGCGTGGAACACCGTGGATCTCCAGCGTCTCAGGACTTTCCTCGAACAGCTTCGCCGCCAGAGGCTCGAAGACCTTGTCAACACACCCCACGCCCGACCGCCACAAACACGAACCGTCGTCGACAGTATCCAGGAAGCCATCGACGCTGCTAAACGAACGGTCATCGACCTCGGAGTCATCCAACCAGAAGGCGGAGAACCAGCCCCCTACGAACCAGAAACCAACCACGGAATCGACCAACCCGCACCCCTGCCACCAGCCACAGCACACCTCAACGACTCATGCGAAATCGGCAAACGCCCTAAGGGTGACGGCGGGAGAACCGGGAGTATTTTCGTATGTACTGGCGGCGTTGATGCTGACTCGGGCACGTTGCAGGGTTCTGGTCCCGTTCCTGGAATCATAGAAGTTAGCGAGCGAGTGAAGTCTACGGCGGCTTTCCGGAACTACGATCCGCCTGGTAGTCCGGAATTTGTTTTTGATCCAGAAAGAAACATATTCGCGGCTGGCAGTCCAAGGCAGTATCTTGGCATTGATGGAAGCCCACACGAACGGCTCGCTCGGGGGATTGGGGCTAATGAGTCTATTGTTCTCGGTGGGAGGTGGTTGAGGAACCCTGATGGTAGTATCTCGACTGACGAGTGGAGTGGGCACTATGGAAGTAGATGGACGCCCGAGTTTCGCGACCAGTTCGTTAGAGTGATGAAAGGATACGGTATCGATGTCATTCATACCGCCTGGTGA
- a CDS encoding transposase — protein sequence MRPQGGGPRRVDDRAVFTAIVFVLTSVCAWRQLPSSFGVSVRHMGGSRSGPGRTCGGVCIGRCWMSWVPAARLTGSGQWWMAHRSERKRRRDRTEPR from the coding sequence GTGCGGCCTCAGGGTGGTGGTCCGCGACGTGTGGATGATCGGGCGGTGTTCACGGCGATTGTGTTCGTACTGACCAGTGTGTGTGCGTGGCGACAGCTACCGTCGTCGTTCGGGGTTTCGGTCCGGCACATGGGCGGTTCCAGGAGTGGACCCGGGCGGACTTGTGGCGGCGTTTGCATCGGGCGGTGCTGGATGAGCTGGGTTCCCGCGGCGAGATTGACTGGGTCCGGGCAGTGGTGGATGGCGCATCGATCCGAGCGAAAGAGGCGGCGCGACCGGACCGAACCCCGTTGA
- a CDS encoding transposase yields the protein MLDELGSRGEIDWVRAVVDGASIRAKEAARPDRTPLTGANSGRTARVDQRAGLPLAMAISAANVHNMNALRRLVRAIPAGRSPRGPHRRTPTRLHADKGYDYDLLRNWLRTRHITPRIARTSIESSQKLGRHRWVVERAISWLLNYRRLAQRWERKPMPADESGSNTASRT from the coding sequence GTGCTGGATGAGCTGGGTTCCCGCGGCGAGATTGACTGGGTCCGGGCAGTGGTGGATGGCGCATCGATCCGAGCGAAAGAGGCGGCGCGACCGGACCGAACCCCGTTGACCGGGGCAAATTCGGGTCGAACTGCACGTGTTGACCAACGGGCCGGACTGCCGTTGGCAATGGCCATCTCCGCGGCCAACGTCCACAACATGAACGCGTTACGGCGCCTGGTGCGGGCCATCCCCGCTGGGCGCTCACCTCGCGGACCTCATCGCCGCACACCCACCCGCCTGCATGCCGACAAGGGCTACGACTACGACCTGCTCCGAAACTGGCTCCGCACCCGGCACATCACCCCGCGCATCGCCCGGACCAGCATCGAATCCAGCCAGAAACTGGGACGCCACCGATGGGTCGTCGAACGCGCCATCTCCTGGCTGCTCAATTACCGACGCTTGGCCCAGCGCTGGGAACGCAAGCCCATGCCAGCAGACGAATCCGGGTCGAACACGGCATCGCGCACCTGA
- a CDS encoding ABC transporter ATP-binding protein, protein MILAEHVSFGYDDTLVLDDVRVSACPGSVVGLVGPNGSGKTTLLRTLNAALTPRTGLVSLDDVPLTSLSERERARRLAVVAQGDSTELPLTVADIVLLGRSPHVAALRRYSPADHRIAADALRRVGALSLARRVFTGLSGGERQRVLIARALAQQADHLLLDEPTNHLDIRFQHEILDLVRTLDVTTVVVLHDLNLAARYCDEVVLLDHGTVRATGTPDEVLRPEILEPVYRIGVRRVFADGDLQLLFRPLGRDDTQYPNWTNGQ, encoded by the coding sequence GTGATCCTGGCGGAGCACGTCTCGTTCGGCTACGACGACACACTCGTCCTCGACGACGTGCGCGTGTCGGCCTGCCCGGGCAGCGTCGTGGGACTGGTCGGCCCCAACGGCAGCGGCAAGACCACGCTCCTGCGCACGCTCAACGCCGCGCTCACCCCGCGCACCGGGCTCGTCAGTCTCGATGACGTCCCCCTCACCTCCCTGTCCGAGCGGGAGCGAGCGCGACGGCTCGCCGTGGTGGCGCAGGGCGACTCGACCGAACTCCCGCTGACGGTCGCCGACATCGTCCTGCTGGGACGGTCACCGCACGTGGCGGCCCTGCGACGCTACTCCCCCGCCGACCACCGCATCGCCGCCGACGCCTTGCGCAGGGTGGGCGCGCTCTCGCTGGCCCGCCGGGTCTTCACCGGACTGTCCGGAGGTGAGCGCCAGCGGGTGCTCATCGCGCGGGCACTCGCCCAGCAGGCCGATCACCTGCTCCTCGACGAGCCGACGAACCACCTCGACATCCGGTTCCAGCACGAGATCCTCGACCTGGTGCGCACGCTCGACGTGACCACCGTCGTAGTCCTGCACGACCTCAATCTCGCCGCCCGCTACTGCGACGAGGTGGTGCTGCTCGACCACGGCACGGTACGCGCGACGGGAACGCCGGACGAGGTGCTGCGACCGGAGATCCTCGAACCCGTCTACCGCATCGGGGTGCGAAGGGTGTTCGCCGACGGTGACCTCCAACTGCTGTTCCGCCCGCTCGGCCGCGACGATACCCAATATCCGAATTGGACGAATGGGCAATGA
- a CDS encoding ABC transporter substrate-binding protein, with protein sequence MHLSRRSRVLALAVLLVLATVSCGAPAPSTPGQRHAPEHYPVTVTNCGAEVTFDGPPRRIVLLDSSPVPVLSALGVLDSVALRAGAFPAEYYDPATSSAIEAIPSLGEDLDTSGHLRISAEVIIEQQPDLVLGLPDGITREGLADVGITALVHPTLCPSGVDTATSETTFDDVYDHVTTFGRIFDRRDEAESLIASLRHRVAAVEAAATAAEGRPRRTAAVLYPTVGGGTVYAYGNRSMAHPQLEAAGFTNVYADVGDRVFEVTTEDLIGKNPDVLVLLHTDGDPRAVHDAVVGLPGAGALQAVRDGTILVQLFNFTEPATPLSVAGLERIHAAFGGGS encoded by the coding sequence ATGCATCTCAGCCGCCGTTCCCGCGTCCTCGCCCTCGCGGTGCTGCTCGTGCTCGCCACCGTCTCCTGCGGCGCACCGGCGCCGAGCACACCGGGGCAGCGGCATGCCCCGGAGCACTACCCGGTGACCGTGACCAACTGCGGCGCCGAGGTCACGTTCGACGGCCCGCCGCGACGGATCGTGCTGCTGGACAGCTCACCGGTGCCCGTCCTGAGCGCGCTCGGTGTTCTGGACTCGGTCGCCCTCAGGGCGGGCGCGTTCCCCGCCGAGTACTACGATCCCGCGACCAGTTCGGCCATCGAGGCCATCCCCTCGCTCGGTGAGGACCTCGACACCAGCGGGCACCTTCGGATCTCCGCCGAAGTGATCATCGAGCAGCAGCCAGATCTTGTGCTCGGCCTTCCCGACGGGATCACGCGCGAGGGACTCGCCGACGTCGGCATCACGGCGCTGGTCCATCCCACCCTGTGTCCCTCCGGCGTGGACACCGCCACGTCCGAAACGACGTTCGACGACGTCTACGACCACGTCACGACGTTCGGCCGGATCTTCGACCGCCGCGACGAGGCCGAGAGCCTGATCGCCTCGCTGCGGCACCGCGTGGCGGCCGTCGAGGCGGCGGCGACAGCGGCCGAGGGACGGCCGAGGCGGACGGCCGCCGTGCTGTACCCGACGGTGGGGGGCGGCACCGTCTACGCCTACGGCAACCGCAGCATGGCCCACCCTCAACTGGAGGCGGCGGGCTTCACCAACGTCTACGCCGACGTCGGCGATCGGGTGTTCGAGGTGACCACCGAGGATCTCATCGGCAAGAACCCGGACGTGCTCGTGCTGCTCCACACCGACGGCGATCCACGGGCCGTCCACGACGCGGTGGTGGGCCTTCCCGGTGCCGGGGCGTTGCAGGCCGTGCGCGACGGCACGATCCTCGTGCAGCTGTTCAACTTCACCGAACCCGCGACCCCGCTGTCCGTGGCCGGGCTCGAACGTATCCACGCGGCCTTCGGGGGCGGCTCGTGA
- a CDS encoding FecCD family ABC transporter permease, which translates to MPSVTKYGTNPTPIDELGQRALRRRGRFWIGGLSLALAATVVLAVCVGAVGLPPSAVVRVIGHHLAGTPAEPSWPLSQDAIVWRVRLPRVLLGAAVGAALAVCGVALQAMVRNLLADPYLLGITSGASTGAAAAILFGFGAGLGEHALPASAFLGALAASAAVFVIARAAGRITSLRLLMAGVAVGYALYATTGFLIFASDSAEGSRSVLFWLLGSLGLARWGVPLTSVLVIVCGTVAALTLWSRHLDALAIGDETAHTLGVSPTRLRVRLLCLVSLCVGAVVAASGGIGFVGLVIPHLARRLVGAAHHRAVPVAALTGAVFLVWADVLARVLLLPRELPIGIITAIVGAPFLLVLVKRFHTTA; encoded by the coding sequence TTGCCCTCGGTCACGAAGTACGGCACCAACCCCACCCCGATCGACGAACTCGGTCAGCGCGCGCTGCGGCGCCGGGGCCGGTTCTGGATCGGCGGCCTCAGCCTCGCGCTGGCCGCCACGGTCGTGCTCGCCGTCTGTGTCGGCGCGGTCGGCCTGCCACCCTCGGCCGTGGTGCGGGTGATCGGTCATCACCTGGCCGGAACACCGGCCGAGCCGAGCTGGCCGTTGTCCCAGGACGCCATCGTCTGGCGGGTGCGCCTGCCCCGCGTCCTCCTGGGCGCCGCGGTGGGCGCCGCGCTCGCCGTGTGCGGGGTCGCGCTCCAGGCCATGGTCCGCAACCTCCTCGCCGACCCCTACCTGCTCGGCATCACCTCGGGAGCCTCGACGGGCGCGGCGGCAGCGATCCTGTTCGGTTTCGGGGCGGGCCTCGGGGAACACGCGCTGCCCGCGAGCGCGTTCCTCGGCGCTCTCGCGGCGTCGGCCGCCGTGTTCGTCATCGCGCGGGCCGCGGGCCGGATCACGTCGCTGAGGCTGCTGATGGCCGGCGTCGCCGTCGGCTACGCCCTCTACGCCACCACCGGTTTCCTCATCTTCGCGTCCGACTCGGCCGAGGGCTCACGCTCGGTTCTGTTCTGGCTGCTGGGTTCGCTCGGCCTCGCACGCTGGGGTGTTCCCCTGACGTCGGTGCTGGTGATCGTCTGCGGCACCGTGGCCGCGCTGACACTGTGGAGCCGCCACCTCGACGCTCTCGCCATCGGTGACGAGACCGCGCACACGCTGGGCGTCTCCCCGACCCGCCTGCGGGTCCGGCTCCTGTGCCTGGTGTCGCTGTGTGTCGGCGCGGTCGTCGCCGCGTCCGGCGGCATCGGGTTCGTGGGATTGGTGATCCCTCATCTCGCTCGCAGGCTCGTCGGGGCCGCACATCACAGGGCCGTTCCCGTCGCCGCGCTCACCGGTGCGGTTTTCCTCGTCTGGGCCGACGTCCTCGCACGCGTGCTGCTCCTGCCGCGCGAACTGCCCATCGGGATCATCACCGCCATCGTGGGCGCCCCGTTCCTGCTGGTTCTCGTCAAACGTTTCCACACCACCGCCTGA
- a CDS encoding Fur family transcriptional regulator has product MTAHAHALGMRPEEAVDAVLDQLRSRGQRITGARRAVVETLAHIGGHPSAEELLHRVRQRYPTVHRATVYRTLDTLSELGVVTHVHLGDGASTYHLALGPAHPGHLHAKCRECGRIVDLPGDLLGPVADRLAREREFELDPAHVALSGRCGGCRDAAR; this is encoded by the coding sequence ATGACCGCCCACGCCCACGCTCTGGGGATGCGGCCCGAGGAGGCCGTCGATGCCGTACTCGATCAACTGCGTTCCCGGGGTCAGCGCATCACCGGAGCCCGCAGGGCCGTCGTCGAAACGCTCGCGCACATCGGTGGCCACCCCAGCGCGGAGGAGTTGCTGCACCGGGTGCGGCAGCGGTATCCGACGGTCCACAGGGCCACCGTCTACCGGACCCTCGACACGCTGTCCGAACTCGGCGTGGTGACCCACGTCCACCTCGGCGACGGTGCGAGCACCTACCACCTCGCCCTCGGCCCTGCCCATCCCGGCCACCTGCACGCGAAGTGCCGTGAGTGCGGCCGGATCGTCGATCTCCCCGGCGACCTGCTCGGCCCCGTGGCCGACCGGCTCGCTCGTGAACGGGAGTTCGAACTCGACCCCGCGCACGTCGCCCTGTCGGGCCGGTGCGGAGGGTGTCGCGACGCCGCGCGCTGA